From the Manihot esculenta cultivar AM560-2 chromosome 3, M.esculenta_v8, whole genome shotgun sequence genome, one window contains:
- the LOC110612026 gene encoding uncharacterized protein LOC110612026, whose product MPPKRRSYEHEASSSQQRRLALTGAASRATNFQRQTEPPHRPSNPPPQPPQLPWEFKNEEQREKYNALGARPVACTRYIDEDALVDIELDEEVTRYLANIGWTKLASFKFHTYPEITLEFLSSFSCELHPCIPDDQGKIRFRLMGVDYELNMATFNGIFGLPNEGHRMIPKNFNLDDVWRELTHTPLYKPSCSKSTHLRNPALRYLHRFMAHSIFGRGDSTGVVNRNELFMMWAMMTKTAVNTGFWICTHFSHVARSTSGKICVGGLISVIADHFGFVPNSRRFPHVGGNERIDAETMVLIGMCNKEAGKYYLRDENGNSIPKRRGVRGNEEERRDPARDQMDEGAEPVQKVEALSPATNLPVPPPASGTVTLEMIMARLDQIEDRLQHSFGSMQSTYDQLNARLGRLEDDVDERLATIETKLDELHLRS is encoded by the coding sequence ATGCCGCCTAAACGCCGCTCTTATGAGCACGAAGCTTCCTCCTCGCAACAAAGGAGGCTTGCATTGACCGGCGCAGCCTCGAGGGCAACAAATTTTCAACGGCAAACTGAGCCTCCTCATCGGCCCTCAAACCCTCCTCCTCAACCACCTCAACTTCCATGGGAGTTCAAAAATGAAGAGCAACGAGAAAAGTACAATGCTCTGGGTGCTAGACCTGTGGCATGTACTAGATATATTGATGAGGATGCTCTGGTAGATATTGAGTTAGATGAGGAGGTGACTAGGTATCTAGCCAATATTGGTTGGACTAAACTTGCTAGCTTTAAATTCCATACGTACCCCGAGATTACCCTAGAATTTCTCAGTAGTTTCTCTTGTGAATTGCACCCTTGTATTCCTGATGATCAAGGGAAAATTAGATTTAGATTAATGGGTGTAGATTATGAACTGAACATGGCCACATTTAATGGCATATTTGGATTACCTAATGAGGGTCATCGGATGATCCCTAAGAACTTTAATTTGGATGATGTTTGGAGGGAACTAACGCATACACCATTGTATAAACCGAGCTGCTCGAAATCCACACACCTTCGCAACCCTGCCCTTCGATATTTACATAGATTTATGGCCCATTCCATATTTGGAAGAGGGGATAGTACAGGAGTTGTGAATAGGAATGAACTATTCATGATGTGGGCCATGATGACTAAGACTGCAGTTAATACAGGTTTTTGGATTTGTACTCATTTTAGTCATGTAGCTAGGAGCACAAGTGGTAAGATTTGTGTAGGAGGGTTAATTTCTGTCATAGCAGATCATTTTGGATTTGTTCCTAACTCTAGAAGGTTTCCTCATGTTGGTGGAAATGAAAGAATAGATGCAGAAACAATGGTGCTAATAGGGATGTGTAATAAAGAAGCAGGAAAGTACTACCTCAGGGATGAGAATGGGAACAGTATACCTAAGAGGAGAGGGGTTAGGGGCAACGAGGAAGAAAGACGAGATCCAGCAAGAGATCAAATGGATGAAGGGGCTGAACCTGTACAAAAGGTAGAGGCTCTTTCACCTGCCACTAATCTTCCTGTTCCACCACCAGCTTCGGGCACAGTTACATTGGAGATGATCATGGCCCGGCTTGACCAGATAGAGGACCGGCTCCAACACAGTTTTGGTTCAATGCAGTCTACATATGATCAGCTGAATGCCAGATTGGGACGGCTCGAGGATGATGTAGATGAGAGACTAGCAACAATTGAGACCAAGCTAGATGAGCTTCATTTACGAAG